One window from the genome of Macaca fascicularis isolate 582-1 chromosome 7, T2T-MFA8v1.1 encodes:
- the LOC135971886 gene encoding uncharacterized protein: protein MLSLLNRRQEERLREQEERIREQEERIREQEERISRQEERIHEQDERIREQEWLPEQERLLEEVKKLLEQERWEEEEEKPLEHERLNQVEKLLEEERLREQDERLREEERLPEQERLLEQVEKLLEQERWQEEQERLLDQGRLLDQVEELLEQERLREQDERLREQERLLEQVEKLLERDRQQEEQKRLLEEEQLLDQVEELLEQERLREQDQRLWEQETLRELERLRELERLRELERMLELGWEALYEQQAEPHSSFEEPNNENKSALQLEPQVKELKTLGELKDTVTSDPSKKGWEAGTSLWGREAPGQRRLQPGGR, encoded by the exons ATGTTGAGTCTCCTGAACAGGAGACAGGAGGAGAGGCTAcgtgagcaggaggagaggatacgggagcaggaggagaggatacgtgagcaggaggagaggataTCTAGGCAGGAGGAGAGGATACATGAGCAGGATGAGAGGATACGGGAGCAGGAGTGGCTGCCAGAGCAGGAGAGGCTGCTGGAGGAGGTGAAAAAGCTGTTGGAACAGGAgagatgggaggaggaggaggagaagccgCTAGAGCATGAGAGGCTGAACCAGGTAGAGAAGCTCCTGGAAGAGGAGAGGCTGCGGGAGCAGGATGAGAGGCTGCGGGAGGAGGAGAGGCTTCCAGAGCAGGAGAGGCTGTTGGAGCAGGTGGAGAAGCTATTGGAACAGGAGAGGTGGCAGGAGGAACAGGAGAGGCTGCTGGACCAGGGGAGGCTGCTGGACCAGGTGGAGGAACTGTTGGAACAGGAGAGGTTGCGGGAGCAGGATGAGAGACTGCGGGAGCAGGAGAGGCTGCTGGAGCAGGTGGAGAAGCTTTTGGAACGGGACAGGCAACAGGAGGAGCAGAAGAGGCTGCTGGAGGAGGAGCAGCTGCTGGACCAAGTGGAGGAGCTGCTGGAACAGGAGAGGCTGCGGGAGCAGGATCAGAGGCTGTGGGAGCAGGAGACACTGCGGGAGCTGGAGAGGCTGCGGGAGCTGGAGAGGCTGCGGGAGCTGGAGAGGATGCTGGAGCTGGGGTGGGAAGCCCTCTACGAGCAGCAGGCGGAGCCACACAGTAGCTTCGAGGAGCCG aacaatgagaacaagagCGCACTGCAGTTGGAGCCTCAAGTAAAGGAGCTGAAGACGCTGGGCGAGCTGAAAGACACGGTAACCTCTGACCCATCCAAGAAGGGCTGGGAGGCGGGCACCAGCCTCTGGGGAAGGGAGGCGCCAGGCCAGAGGCGGCTGCAACCTGGGGGCAGGTGA